GCGGCCGTTGCGCCCGCGCGTCTGCGGGCGTCCGCGAAACAGGCACGGCCACCGTCGGTTCCGGTGCCGCGGTCGCGCCGTCGCGAACCGCACCCCCTGCGTGCGGCGCCGGCTCGCCGGCTCCCGCGTTGGCCGAGACCGCCATGCCGATCAGCGTCACCGTGGACAGCATCGCCATCCGGGCGGGGACATAGGTATTTCTCGGCGCGCTGTGCTTACCCAAGATGTCTTCCTTCGAAATGGCCGATCGTCCATCGGATCGACTGAGTCGAATTGATCGCCGATTCCGGCCGGTCGCGACACTGCGACCGGCCGGACCGGCTAGCCGCGACTCTGCGGTCTAGTACGCGGTTCCAGCGTGCTGGCTTCCGATTCGAAGCGTACGAGCGCCGCAGACACCCGACAAGGCGGCGAGAACATTCTTACATCGAATCAAGATCCCAATTAACAGGCGTTGGATCGGCGATCACGGTCAGATCACGTACAGCGTCGAAACGGACAATTCTCCGATCACGACGCGATCACGTAAACCGCGCGATTCATAGCCGTTCCGCCATATCGCGAGAGTTGTCGCAACGCACAACCCCGATTGTCATTCGATACAAGATGTCTACCGGTTGTTAGCCGCTCTAACATTGCGTTAAGTTTCGATTGAATAAGCACCCCACGGCCCATACTTCGAGACCGACACGGTTACGATCCAGTATCCGATGAGCACGATGCAGGGGCGCGCTCGACGGACCCAGAAGGCGGTTCAGCAGCCATCACCCCAGGTAGCGAGAGCAAGCGAGTCAGTGTGCGAAGTGGCAAGGTGATCCAGATAACAGAACGATAAATACTTCCACATTGACGTATCCTGCACCCGCGTAGATACTGACTCCGCGCAAGTCGGCACGATCTCCGAGTTAGTTCTTTCCCGGCCATCGCCGAACCATTCGAGATATGAACGCACGGTAAACGGAAAGAGCCGGAAGTCGAAGTCGATCGACGCTGATCGGCAACTGCCACGACTCGGCGACGGATGCTCACTTAAATTTCAGTGAAGGACCGCAAGTGCGGTAGATGAGCCGAAGGCTCGATATGAAGGTTGCCGATGTCTGATTATCCCTTGCTCACTTCCAACACGATCACGTTGCGGCAGTTCGATTACTTTGTGAACACGGTGCAACTGGGTTCACTGTCCGCGGCGGCGCGCCGATTCGGAATAACGCCGTCCGCGATGTCGCAGCAGATCGACTCGCTGGAGAGCTCGCTCGGCCGGAAACTGTTCGACCCCCGATCCCGAAGATCGAGGCTCACCAAGTTCGGCCGCGAGTTCTTCACCCAGGCCTCCGATGTCGTCGACTCGGTCCGGCAGGCGATGGCCATGGGTCAAACGTTCGGCGACGGCGTCATGACCGTCGGCACGACGCCGACGATCGCGCAGAAACTGTTGCCGCCGCTGATCTATCGGATGCGGCTGGAGCGCAATATCGACAACATCGAGGTCCGGTCGTTCACCGATATCCGCGAACTGCATTCCACCCTCGACGAGGGCGCGCTCGATCTCGCCGTCGGTCCGCTGGAGCGGTCCACCGCGAAGGTGTTCCACTGCTTCGGCGAGGAGGAACTCGTCGTCGTGTGCCACCACAGCCATCGCAACAGCTTCGACGGCTCCTGGAAGCAGTTGATCGAGGCGCCGTGGATTCGCTGCGGCGCGAATTCCGATCTCACGGATATCCTTTCCCGCGAGGCGGGCCGGGCCGGCGTGCACATCCGCTTCGCGGTCCGCGCGCCCGACGTGTCCACCGCCTTGAGCCTGGTGGAACACGGTGTCGGCGTGGCACTGGTGCCCCGCATGGCCTTGCACGGGTCCTCGCGCCTGGTGTCCATCGTCCGGCTGCCCCGCCCGATCCGGCGCGAACTGACGGTGCACGCCCGCGACAAATCCCCGTATGTGGAGAAGTTCCTGGACGCGATCACCGACACCGAACTCGTCCGGAAGTTCGGCGCCGCAGGACTGTTCGATATCCGGCGCCCGAAGCTCGAGTCGGCGTCGCGGCAGCAGGTGCCCGCCCAGATCGGCGCCCGTGACTCCGCTTATATCCCCGAGGCCAAGGCGCAGTGAGGTGTTACGGCCGGACCATCGAGTTCGCCCAGTCGATGACTGCCGCCTGATAGTCGCGAGTGTTGCGCGCCAAGTTGACCGAATGCCCGCTACCGGGCAGCACGAAGGCGCGCAACTTCGCGGCCGGGCCGAAGTACTGGGACTCCGACGCCAGCAGGGTGGCCGAGTCCGTGCAGACCGAATAGTTGGTGCCGCAGGACAATCGATCCCGGCTGCCGTTGACGAGCAGCACCGGCGCCGTGATGAGGCTGGACATACCGGGCAGGGTGGAGGTCAGGCCGTCGGGATATTCGGTGAGCGAGAAGACTTCTTTGTTCTGTTCATCGACCGCGAGGACCTGCGGGTCGACATTGCCGGGATCGAAGAAGTCGCGCAGGCGGGTGCCCGGCCGGGACACCAGGTAGCCGGAGTCGAGCCCCTGCCCGGCGAACTTGGGGTCCTGCACCGCCGGATAGTAGGTGGAGATCACGCCGAGGGTCTCCGGAATATTGAGCGAATGCGAATATCCGGTCAGCACAACGCCGTCCACATCGTGATGCCTGGTCGCCTCGATCACCGCGGTACCGGAGGTCAGCGAATGCCCGACGCTGATCACCTTCGCGAACGGCGCGGCGCCGGCGAGCCCGGCGCGCAGGGCCTGCACGATGTCGTGCAGCGCGTCCGCGGTGGCGGTCGCGGTGAGGGTCAGGCTCGGCGGACGCGTGCTGTCACCGTTGCCGAGCCGATCGACTACGAGGGTGGCCAATCCGGCGGCGTTCATCGCGCGCCGGAAGTTGTAGGTCTCGGGGGCGTACTGGAAATCCCAATAGGAACCGTTGTAATTCGACCCGGCCATGAGCACCATGACCGTATCGGCCGTACCGTCGGCGGGCAGGCACAATGTCGAGGCCAACTGACCCCGGGCTACCTCGAAGGGAAAGGATCGGCAATTGTCCGAGGCCGGTGCGGGATCGGCCTGCGCCACTCCCGGAACGACGCCGAGTAGAGCTGCTGCCGCCAACGCGGCCAATGTTCGAACCGAGATCCGCACGCGACGAGCTCCTCGAAAGTGAGATGCGCAGAACGCCCGTCCGGCGTCCCTGTCCAGCAACTAGTCAGGCAGGCTATCGCCAGCGGGGAGCACATCGCAAGGAATGCCGCGGATTCGAACGCGCGCGTCGGCGGCACCGAACTCGTTGCGGGGCAAGCCACTCCAGGCGACTCGGTCGCAAAAGTAACGAACCGCCCCCTTGTGAGGGGCGGTTCGCGCTGTCGACCCGGGTCAGGTCTTACTTGGCCGGGTTGAACGGCTGGTTGATCGTGGTGAAGTACTGAATCGCCGCACCGATCGCCACCGGGGCGGTGATGAAGATCTGGCCCGCGACGGTGCCGAGCGCGCCCATGGCGGCCGCGCCGCCGAGGCCGCCGACCAGGGTGGCGATGCTCGCGCCGAGGCTGATCGTGCCGGTCATGCGGGACCAGGCGGCCTGCTCACGGTCGTACTCGCTCTTCCACGGCGCCTTGTCCTCGAACGGCAGCGCGACCGGCTTGTAGACGGCCTTGCTCATGTCCAGCTGCGGGGTCAGCGTCGCCGTGCGGCCGGCGATATCGGCCGCGATCGGGAACTCGAACTCGTCGAGCCGGAACTTCAGGGGGGTGCCCGCGACGACGTTTCCGTTGGCGGCCTTGATCTTCAACGCGCCGTCCTCGACGACGATCGAGCCGGCGTCCAGGGAGACGATGGCCTGCGTGTCGGTGGACTCGGCGGTGAAATTGATCGGCGCGTCGGCGGCGGCCGGGTCTGCGGCCGCGGTGCCTGCGGCGACACCGAGTGCGGCGATCAGCATGGTGGCTGTCGCGGCGAGGTTCCTCATCAGCATTCTTCGAAGTCCTTCGTAGGTGTGGTCGGGATGCCGGAAGCTTAGGATAGCCACACCTTATTTTGTCAACATGTTCGTTGTCACTGTTTAGAATTACTTAAATGCGCGCGAACCACTCGGATGCCAAGTCCGACACCGAGTTTCGCACATGCCGCCCGCGGGCGGGGCCTGGAGATCGCGTAGCTACCTCCCCGCCCGGTCCGCCGCACGATCGGCCCGCGCACCCGTCGCCGCCCGCGCGACCGAGCGCACGATCTCGCCGGTGCGCACCGCGATATTCGACAGCAGCGACGAGGAGAGCCCGTGCGTGTGCTCGGTGCCGCCTTGCAGATAGATATCGCCGGGCAACGGCGCGGTCGGCACCAGCCGGTAGTCCCGGGTCACCTGGACCTGCCCGCTCTCGAACGCGACGGATTCGGCCAGTTCCCCGAGTACGGTCCGGACGTCGCCGGGCCGGAAACCGGTGGCGCACACCACCGCATCGCACATCAGGGTCTCGGTCAGGCCGGTCGGCCCGTGCGTCACGTCGACCCGGACGCCGCTGCCGGAATCCTCGATGCTCGCGACCGTCGAGGCCCCGTGCATGAACAGCCGCCGATCACCGGCGACCCGCTCCGCGTACTCCTGCGCGTACAACCGCTCGATGAGGGAGGGCTCCACTGCGGAATAGTTGGTGCCGCGGTGATAGGTCATCAACTGCCGCCGCAACTCCGGCGAGGACGCGTAGAAGTCGTCCACCGCGGCCGGGTCGAAGATCCGGTTCGCGTACGGACTGTCGTCGGCCGGGCTGAGCCCGTACTTGCCGAACACCGCGTGTACTCGCGCGTCCTCGTAGCGCTGATGCAGATGCCCGACCACCTCGGCCGCGCTCTGCCCCGCACCCAGCACCACGAACCTGTTGTGCCGCAACCGCGGCAGCGTTTCCAGGCTGGGCAGCAGGCGATGGCTGTGGAACACTCGCGCGCTCGGGGCCACCCCTTCCGGCAAACGCGCCGAAAGGCCCACGGCCACCACGATATTGCGCGCACGCAGCACGCCGGGCGCGGCACCGTCCAGCTGAATCTCGAAGTAGTCGCCGGCCGCGGCCACCGACACCGCGGTGGTGCCGAAGGACACCTCGGCGTCCACCGTGCGCGCCGCCCACCGCAGGTAGTCCTGGAACTCCAGCCGGGTGGGCCGGAAGGTCGACAGGTTGATGAAATCGGTGAGCCGGTCGTGTTCTTTCAGATAGTTCAGGAAGCTGTACCTGCTGCGCACATTGCGCTGCGTGACAAGGTCTTTCAGGAACGAGATCTGCATTGTCGCGCCGGGCAGCAGCATGCCGGGATGCCACTCGAAACGCGCTTTCGTCTCGACGAACCGGGCACTCAGCCGCTCGTGTGAACGGTCTTGGTTGTGCTCCTCCAGCGCGATCGCCAACGCGAGATTCGAGGGCCCGAAACCGATCCCGGCGATATCGACGATCTCGTCACCGGTGCTGCCCGTCATGTCCGATCCGCGTGACCGGGTACCAGGACGTCGAGCCAGACACCGAGCACCGGCTCGGCGGCCAGGGTGGCGAAATCCGCCTCCGTCGCGCCATTGGCCCGCCACTTCTCGACCAGCGACATCAACCGCACCGAATCCAGGCCGGCGTCGGTGAGATCCCCGTCTTCGGGCACCTCATGCGGTGCGACGCCCAGTGCCGCCGCGATATCGGCGATCACATCCTCGCGGCCGATGGTAACCGGCTCGGTCATAACACTCCTCCAACTAGTCGAAAGCCCGGGTCAGGCCGCATTCGATTGCCGCAGCGCGTAATCCAGCGCGTCGGTGGTGGTCACCGCGCCACAGCGGCGGGCGACGTAGTCCATGGCCATGAGGTGCTCGTCCCGGCCGAAGTCGGCGGTCGCGTCCAGCACCAGGAACGGCTGGATGTCGTTCATGAACGCCTCCGCCGCGCTGAGCATGCAGCCCATGTGCGCGTAGACGCCGGTGATGATCAACTGGTCGCGGTTGTAGTGATTCAGCAATTCGCGCAGATCGGTGCGCTGGAACGCGGAGTAGCGCCACTTGGTGACCTGGATATCGGAGGGCCCGGGCGCCAGTTCGGCGACGACCTCGGCCTCGGGGCCGTTGCTCAGTCCGCTGCCCCAGAAGTCGGCGAGAATGCCACGCCGCGAGGGGTGCTGGTCACCGGGCTGCATGGTGAAGATCACCGGGACCCCGGCCTCGGTGCACTGCTTGCGCAGGCGCCGGATGTTCGCGACGGCGGTCGAGATCGGTTCCTGGTCGAGCTGGTACGCGTCGATGAAGTACCGCTGCATGTCGTGGATCAGCAGCGCGGCGCGCGACGAATCCAGCGTCCATGGAACCCGATTGACGGCGACATCGTCGCGCGCCGGTATCGAATACGGTGCGATCGGCGGGATAGCCAACAGTTATCTCCTTGTGGGTCGGAACAGAGCCGTCATGCGTCGAACGTCGCGCCGCCATCCACCCGCAGGTCGTGCATGGTGATATGGCGGGCGCGGGGGGAAGTGAGGAAATAGATGCCTTCGGCGACGTCCTCGGGCTGCGCCACCCGGCGCAGCGGGATGCCGAGCCGGAAGCGCTCGGGATCGCCCGCGAGCACCTGATCGCGGGCCGCGGCGGGCAATTCGGTCGCGGTGTGGTCCCACATGCCGCGCAGCATGGCGGTGTCGGTGGAACCGGGCGAGACCATGTTCACCCGCACGCCCGCGGCGGCCACCTCGAGCCCGAGCGCCATGGCGAACGCGGCGGCCGCGGCCTTGGACGCGCTGTAGGCGGCCATGCCGACCCGCGGGGTGTTGGCGGCGTTCGACGTGACGACCACGATCGAGCCGCCACCGCGCGCGGCGAGCAGCGCGGCCGCCCGGCGGGTCACATTCATCGTGCCGGTGGCGTTCACGGCCAGGCACCGATCCCATTGGTCGCCGGTCAGTTCCGCGATCCTGCCGGTTTCCAGCACGCCCGCGGCGTGCACCACCGACTCGAGCGGGCCGATCCGCTCGACCGCGGCGGCGAAGGCCCGATCGACGGACGCGGCGTCGGTCACGTCGACCTGTTCGGCGTGGGTGTCGACGCCGGTGCGGCTCGACCGGATCTCTTCCGCGGTGCGGTGCACTGCGGGATCGTGGTCCCATAGGACCACGGGGGCCGCGGACCGGGCCGCGAAAATCTGTGCCGCAGCCCGTCCGATGCCACCAGCAGCACCGGTGATGATCACACCGCCACCACTTTTACCATCTCGAGACATATGCTTAGCCTAACCTTAATTCTTGATGAAAGTA
This genomic stretch from Nocardia brasiliensis ATCC 700358 harbors:
- a CDS encoding alpha/beta fold hydrolase; translation: MRISVRTLAALAAAALLGVVPGVAQADPAPASDNCRSFPFEVARGQLASTLCLPADGTADTVMVLMAGSNYNGSYWDFQYAPETYNFRRAMNAAGLATLVVDRLGNGDSTRPPSLTLTATATADALHDIVQALRAGLAGAAPFAKVISVGHSLTSGTAVIEATRHHDVDGVVLTGYSHSLNIPETLGVISTYYPAVQDPKFAGQGLDSGYLVSRPGTRLRDFFDPGNVDPQVLAVDEQNKEVFSLTEYPDGLTSTLPGMSSLITAPVLLVNGSRDRLSCGTNYSVCTDSATLLASESQYFGPAAKLRAFVLPGSGHSVNLARNTRDYQAAVIDWANSMVRP
- a CDS encoding phosphopantetheine-binding protein, which gives rise to MTEPVTIGREDVIADIAAALGVAPHEVPEDGDLTDAGLDSVRLMSLVEKWRANGATEADFATLAAEPVLGVWLDVLVPGHADRT
- a CDS encoding lysine N(6)-hydroxylase/L-ornithine N(5)-oxygenase family protein translates to MTGSTGDEIVDIAGIGFGPSNLALAIALEEHNQDRSHERLSARFVETKARFEWHPGMLLPGATMQISFLKDLVTQRNVRSRYSFLNYLKEHDRLTDFINLSTFRPTRLEFQDYLRWAARTVDAEVSFGTTAVSVAAAGDYFEIQLDGAAPGVLRARNIVVAVGLSARLPEGVAPSARVFHSHRLLPSLETLPRLRHNRFVVLGAGQSAAEVVGHLHQRYEDARVHAVFGKYGLSPADDSPYANRIFDPAAVDDFYASSPELRRQLMTYHRGTNYSAVEPSLIERLYAQEYAERVAGDRRLFMHGASTVASIEDSGSGVRVDVTHGPTGLTETLMCDAVVCATGFRPGDVRTVLGELAESVAFESGQVQVTRDYRLVPTAPLPGDIYLQGGTEHTHGLSSSLLSNIAVRTGEIVRSVARAATGARADRAADRAGR
- a CDS encoding isochorismatase family protein, with protein sequence MAIPPIAPYSIPARDDVAVNRVPWTLDSSRAALLIHDMQRYFIDAYQLDQEPISTAVANIRRLRKQCTEAGVPVIFTMQPGDQHPSRRGILADFWGSGLSNGPEAEVVAELAPGPSDIQVTKWRYSAFQRTDLRELLNHYNRDQLIITGVYAHMGCMLSAAEAFMNDIQPFLVLDATADFGRDEHLMAMDYVARRCGAVTTTDALDYALRQSNAA
- a CDS encoding 2,3-dihydro-2,3-dihydroxybenzoate dehydrogenase; amino-acid sequence: MSRDGKSGGGVIITGAAGGIGRAAAQIFAARSAAPVVLWDHDPAVHRTAEEIRSSRTGVDTHAEQVDVTDAASVDRAFAAAVERIGPLESVVHAAGVLETGRIAELTGDQWDRCLAVNATGTMNVTRRAAALLAARGGGSIVVVTSNAANTPRVGMAAYSASKAAAAAFAMALGLEVAAAGVRVNMVSPGSTDTAMLRGMWDHTATELPAAARDQVLAGDPERFRLGIPLRRVAQPEDVAEGIYFLTSPRARHITMHDLRVDGGATFDA
- a CDS encoding LysR family transcriptional regulator, with the translated sequence MSDYPLLTSNTITLRQFDYFVNTVQLGSLSAAARRFGITPSAMSQQIDSLESSLGRKLFDPRSRRSRLTKFGREFFTQASDVVDSVRQAMAMGQTFGDGVMTVGTTPTIAQKLLPPLIYRMRLERNIDNIEVRSFTDIRELHSTLDEGALDLAVGPLERSTAKVFHCFGEEELVVVCHHSHRNSFDGSWKQLIEAPWIRCGANSDLTDILSREAGRAGVHIRFAVRAPDVSTALSLVEHGVGVALVPRMALHGSSRLVSIVRLPRPIRRELTVHARDKSPYVEKFLDAITDTELVRKFGAAGLFDIRRPKLESASRQQVPAQIGARDSAYIPEAKAQ